The Deinococcus sonorensis KR-87 genome includes a window with the following:
- a CDS encoding ABC transporter ATP-binding protein, whose translation MSVLEARALHVRAGSWPAVRGVDARFEAGQLTAIIGPNGAGKSTLMRALLGLELTERGEVWLDGRPLARTPRRERARQLAYLAQGEPLPEQARVRDVVALGRGAGGWLWGLVPLAADTPQDEQAVLEALRRTDTLQFAEREVRQLSGGERQRVALARALCAEPRLLLLDEPTNHLDLSYGLELLHTLRQEVERGLGVVAVLHDLSLAARADRLYLLHHGEVLASGPPEQVLTPEHLHAAYGVQVEVLQHRGRLVVLPG comes from the coding sequence ATGAGTGTGCTGGAGGCGCGGGCGCTCCACGTGCGGGCCGGCAGCTGGCCGGCGGTGCGGGGTGTGGACGCCCGCTTCGAGGCGGGGCAGCTGACCGCCATCATCGGGCCGAACGGAGCCGGCAAGAGCACCCTGATGCGCGCCCTGCTGGGCCTGGAACTCACGGAGCGCGGCGAGGTGTGGCTGGACGGCCGCCCGCTGGCCCGCACGCCGCGCCGGGAACGGGCGCGGCAGCTGGCGTATCTGGCGCAGGGCGAGCCGCTGCCGGAGCAGGCGCGGGTGCGCGACGTGGTGGCGCTGGGGCGCGGGGCCGGCGGGTGGCTGTGGGGGCTGGTTCCACTGGCCGCCGACACCCCGCAGGACGAGCAGGCGGTGCTGGAGGCGCTGCGCCGCACCGACACGCTGCAGTTCGCCGAGCGCGAGGTGCGGCAGCTGTCGGGCGGCGAGCGGCAGCGTGTGGCGCTGGCCCGCGCGCTGTGCGCCGAGCCCCGGCTGCTGCTGCTGGACGAGCCGACCAACCACCTGGACCTGAGTTACGGGCTGGAGCTGCTGCACACGCTGCGGCAGGAGGTGGAGCGCGGGCTGGGCGTGGTGGCGGTGCTGCACGACCTCTCGCTGGCGGCCCGTGCCGACCGGCTGTACCTGCTGCACCACGGCGAGGTGCTGGCCAGCGGCCCGCCGGAGCAGGTGCTGACCCCGGAGCACCTGCACGCGGCCTACGGGGTGCAGGTGGAGGTGCTGCAGCACCGGGGCCGGCTGGTGGTGCTGCCCGGCTGA
- a CDS encoding DUF2231 domain-containing protein, with translation MSKSETAADALEATLDQDWIETAADTIQPLLRQVEGRLPDRVLDLLHGVPIGHPLHPALVHLPLGGWMTAGMLDLMGVFGNAEADRAADTVLLLGTVGATATIVTGWTDWSNTRGAARRDGLVHGLTNETAFLLNIGSLLARRKHHRKLGRLLSGTALLLSIAGAFMGGQLVYRHGLGVGHTMDVRQG, from the coding sequence ATGTCCAAGTCCGAAACCGCCGCCGACGCCCTGGAAGCCACGCTGGATCAGGACTGGATCGAGACCGCCGCCGATACGATTCAGCCGTTGCTCCGTCAGGTGGAGGGTCGGCTGCCGGACCGCGTGCTGGACCTGCTGCACGGTGTGCCGATCGGCCACCCGCTGCATCCGGCGCTGGTGCATCTGCCGCTGGGCGGCTGGATGACCGCCGGCATGCTGGACCTGATGGGCGTCTTCGGCAACGCCGAGGCCGACCGGGCCGCCGACACGGTGCTGCTGCTCGGCACGGTAGGCGCCACCGCCACCATCGTGACTGGCTGGACCGACTGGAGTAACACCCGGGGCGCGGCCCGCCGCGACGGTCTGGTGCACGGTCTCACCAACGAGACCGCCTTTCTGCTGAACATCGGCTCGCTGCTGGCCCGGCGCAAGCATCACCGCAAGCTGGGCCGCCTGCTGTCCGGCACGGCGCTGCTGCTGAGCATTGCCGGCGCGTTCATGGGCGGGCAGCTGGTGTACCGGCACGGGCTGGGCGTGGGCCACACCATGGATGTCCGGCAGGGCTGA